One genomic window of Camelina sativa cultivar DH55 chromosome 5, Cs, whole genome shotgun sequence includes the following:
- the LOC104788772 gene encoding beta-glucosidase 15, with product MFHWDTPQALEDAYGGFLGEEIVNDFRDYADVCFKSFGDRVKHWMTLNEPLTVVQQGYVAGVMAPGRCSKFTNPNCTGGNGATEPYIVGHNLILSHGAAVQVYREKYKATQKGQVGIALNAAWNLPYTESPEDRSAAARAMAFTFDYFMEPLVTGKYPVDMVNNVKGGRLPTFTAQQSKMLKGSYDFIGINYYSSTYAKDVPCSTQDVTMFSDPCASVTGVREGVPIGPKAASDWLLIYPKGIRDLVLYAKYKFKDPVMYITENGRDEFSTNKIFLKDGDRIDYYARHLQMVQDAISVGANVKGFFAWSLLDNFEWAMGYTVRFGLVYVDFKNGSKRYPKKSAQWFKELLNEKKNN from the exons ATGTTTCATTGGGACACACCACAAGCCCTTGAAGATGCTTATGGAGGATTCCTTGGTGAGGAGATTGT gaatgattTCCGTGACTATGCGGATGTTTGCTTCAAGAGTTTTGGAGATAGAGTGAAGCATTGGATGACATTGAACGAGCCATTGACAGTGGTGCAACAAGGTTATGTTGCAGGTGTGATGGCTCCAGGAAGATGCTCcaaattcacaaaccctaattgcACCGGTGGAAATGGAGCCACCGAGCCTTATATTGTTGGTCACAACCTCATCCTTTCTCACGGAGCCGCCGTCCAAGTCTACAGAGAAAAATACAAg GCGACTCAAAAAGGTCAAGTTGGTATTGCTTTGAACGCGGCTTGGAACTTGCCATATACAGAATCACCGGAGGATAGATCGGCTGCGGCACGAGCCATGGCCTTCACATTTGACTACTTTATGGAGCCGCTTGTGACCGGTAAATACCCGGTTGATATGGTCAACAACGTAAAAGGTGGTCGCTTACCTACATTCACTGCACAACAATCTAAGATGCTGAAAGGCTCTTATGACTTCATTGGCATCAATTATTACTCTTCCACTTACGCAAAGGATGTTCCCTGCTCCACCCAAGATGTTACTATGTTCTCTGATCCTTGTGCCAGTGTCACAG GTGTAAGAGAAGGTGTTCCCATCGGTCCAAAG GCTGCATCAGATTGGCTTTTAATATATCCAAAGGGAATTCGTGATCTCGTCCTCTATGCAAAATACAAGTTCAAGGATCCTGTCATGTACATAACCGAAAACG GGAGAGATGAATTCAGTACCAATAAAATCTTCCTTAAAGATGGTGATAGGATTGATTACTACGCTAGACATCTCCAAATGGTCCAAGACGCTATCTC GGTTGGAGCAAACGTGAAGGGATTTTTCGCATGGTCGTTGCTAGACAACTTCGAATGGGCAATGGGATACACAGTCCGGTTTGGACTGGTTTACGTGGATTTCAAGAATGGAAGTAAGAGATATCCCAAGAAATCGGCTCAGTGGTTCAAagaattattaaatgaaaagaaaaacaattga
- the LOC104784892 gene encoding beta-glucosidase 15 yields the protein MRGKYLSLLVIIVLASSEVLASNNNNSATPRLRKSDFPADFIFGSATSAYQVEGGAHEDGRGPSIWDTFSEKYPEKIKDGSNGSISDNSYHLYKEDVALLHQIGFNAYRFSISWSRILPRGNLKGGINQAGIDYYNNLINELLSKGIKPYATMFHWDTPQALEDAYGGFLGEEIVNDFRDYADVCFKSFGDRVKHWMTLNEPLTVVQQGYVAGVMAPGRCSKFTNPNCTGGNGATEPYIVGHNLILSHGAAVQVYREKYKATQKGQVGIALNAAWNLPYTESPEDRSAAARAMAFTFDYFMEPLVTGKYPVDMVNNVKGGRLPTFTAQQSKMLKGSYDFIGINYYSSTYAKDVPCSTQDVTMFSDPCASVTGVREGVPIGPKAASDWLLIYPKGIRDLVLYAKYKFKDPVMYITENGRDEFSTNKIFLKDGDRIDYYARHLQMVQDAIS from the exons ATGAGAGGTAAATATCTTTCGTTACTAGTGATCATTGTCTTAGCCTCGAGTGAAGTTCTtgccagcaacaacaacaactctgcAACGCCAAGATTAAGAAAAAGTGATTTCCCAGCAGATTTCATCTTTGGTTCTGCAACCTCTGCTTACCAG GTCGAAGGAGGTGCTCATGAAGATGGTAGAGGACCAAGTATCTGGGATACCTTCTCTGAGAAATACCCAG aGAAGATAAAAGATGGTAGCAATGGGTCTATTTCTGATAACTCTTACCATCTTTACAAG gaagatGTGGCTTTATTGCATCAAATTGGATTCAATGCATACAGATTCTCAATCTCATGGTCCAGGATCTTGCCTC gtGGGAATCTAAAAGGTGGAATCAACCAGGCTGGTATTGACTATTACAACAACTTGATCAATGAGCTTTTGTCCAAAG GAATTAAGCCTTATGCAACCATGTTTCATTGGGACACACCACAAGCCCTTGAAGATGCTTATGGAGGATTCCTTGGTGAGGAGATTGT gaatgattTCCGTGACTATGCGGATGTTTGCTTCAAGAGTTTTGGAGATAGAGTGAAGCATTGGATGACATTGAACGAGCCATTGACAGTGGTGCAACAAGGTTATGTTGCAGGTGTGATGGCTCCAGGAAGATGCTCcaaattcacaaaccctaattgcACCGGTGGAAATGGAGCCACCGAGCCTTATATTGTTGGTCACAACCTCATCCTTTCTCACGGAGCCGCCGTCCAAGTCTACAGAGAAAAATACAAG GCGACTCAAAAAGGTCAAGTTGGTATTGCTTTGAACGCGGCTTGGAACTTGCCATATACAGAATCACCGGAGGATAGATCGGCTGCGGCACGAGCCATGGCCTTCACATTTGACTACTTTATGGAGCCGCTTGTGACCGGTAAATACCCGGTTGATATGGTCAACAACGTAAAAGGTGGTCGCTTACCTACATTCACTGCACAACAATCTAAGATGCTGAAAGGCTCTTATGACTTCATTGGCATCAATTATTACTCTTCCACTTACGCAAAGGATGTTCCCTGCTCCACCCAAGATGTTACTATGTTCTCTGATCCTTGTGCCAGTGTCACAG GTGTAAGAGAAGGTGTTCCCATCGGTCCAAAG GCTGCATCAGATTGGCTTTTAATATATCCAAAGGGAATTCGTGATCTCGTCCTCTATGCAAAATACAAGTTCAAGGATCCTGTCATGTACATAACCGAAAACG GGAGAGATGAATTCAGTACCAATAAAATCTTCCTTAAAGATGGTGATAGGATTGATTACTACGCTAGACATCTCCAAATGGTCCAAGACGCTATCTCGTAA
- the LOC104784895 gene encoding protein EMSY-LIKE 4-like, whose product MDFESFDSSGTDDDLPPSHRVPRGGGVGVGGGRVAVNGRPANLHPSYPKMYDEGAADMEAQIHQIEKEAYISIIRAFKAQGDAISWEKESVITELRKELSIGNEDHRELLGRVNADDTLQRIREWRQSGGIQQSMRNAAQLVHDTLPSPSLSASMKKHKPNQPIPSQPFSTPSPSFHPQADPTHPFASSAAKRGSVPIVKGKKHKSVFPGSSSAKPVSYHPSDQPPRGQLMNRLPSVPTSSSEPTNGTDPESFIGRRVKTKWPDDNTFYDAVITKYNPVEGRHALVYDIGTPHETWEWVKLSEISPGDIEWIGEDPGVGNRYGYNGQGHGLNRTTGPNSVPQRGSSLAKNTIRKDFRTSQNGTGKKKHHDIRIRQTNVLIREVERVLRAHNPDPQEVERAKRILEVRLLQQQ is encoded by the exons ATGGACTTCGAATCGTTTGATAGCAGTG GAACAGATGATGATCTGCCACCGTCGCATAGGGTTCCacgaggaggaggagtaggAGTAGGAGGAGGACGTGTGGCTGTTAATGGAAGACCTGCTAATCTTCATCCATCTTACCCTAAAATGTATGACGAAGGTGCTGCTGATATGGAAGCTCAGATTCACCAGATTGAGAAAGAAGCATACATCTCTATTATTAGAGCCTTTAAAGCTCAGGGAGATGCTATTTCATGG GAAAAAGAAAGTGTAATAACTGAACTACGTAAAGAGTTGAGTATAGGGAATGAGGACCATAGAGAGCTTCTAGGTCGTGTTAACGCAGATGATACACTACAAAGGATAAG GGAATGGAGACAGTCTGGAGGAATCCAACAAAGTATGCGCAATGCTGCTCAACTGGTTCACGATACCTTGCCAAGCCCTTCTCTTTCAGCTTCTATGAAGAAGCACAAACCAAACCAGCCTATTCCTTCTCAACCATTCTCCACTCCGTCACCTTCTTTTCATCCTCAAGCTGATCCCACTCACCCGTTTGCTTCATCGGCAGCTAAACGAGGATCTGTTCCTATTGTCAAGggcaaaaaacataaatca GTTTTTCCTGGTTCATCTTCCGCAAAACCTGTCTCATACCATCCTTCAGATCAACCTCCACGAGGACAACTCATGAACAGATTACCATCTGTTCCTACTAGTTCAAGTGAACCCACAAACGGAACCGATCCTGAATCTTTTATAGGAAGAAGAGTTAAAACAAAGTGGCCTGATGACAATACATTTTACGATGCTGTCATCACCAAGTATAATCCAGTTGAG GGTCGTCATGCTTTAGTTTATGACATTGGAACACCTCATGAGACATGGGAATGGGTTAAACTCTCAGAG ATATCTCCTGGGGATATAGAGTGGATAGGAGAGGATCCTGGGGTTGGTAATCGATATGGTTATAATGGCCAAGGTCATGGACTGAATAGAACTACCGGACCCAACAGTGTTCCACAACGAGGAAGCAGTTTGGCGAAGAACACTATCAGAAAGGATTTCAGAACATCACAAAATGGAActgggaagaagaaacatcacGATATACGGATCCgtcaaacaaatgtcctaatcAGAGAG GTGGAGAGGGTTCTTCGTGCACACAATCCAGATCCTCAAGAAGTTGAAAGGGCTAAGAGAATTTTGGAGGTTCGATTGCTACAACAACAG
- the LOC104784894 gene encoding uncharacterized protein LOC104784894, which yields MNVVDDTNNNNEYTYTDDCIEEDDDNNNINNTNKESQTQQAWGTWEELLLACAVKRHGFGDWDSVATEVRSRSSTLSDLVSANNCKHKYRDLKRRFHEKEKTDAAATTEEEDEKVGNNNITWLEQLRNLRVAELRREVERYDVSILSLQLKVKKLEEEREEEKPDLEEEMMKTERSENDGSETDHREKAEESDRENGSMNESNSTETVREDERVGGDEPDDVNPDPVSKDTAEEERSVSRGSEASHSDESGTSERKWKRKRRKQGGSDEIRSDDESKSQPLIGLLDLIRSHPRGSLFERRLRSQEAKDYKSMVKQHLDIETIQRKFKQGCYDSSTLTFYRDLQLLFTNAIVFFPLSSAESMAAHELRAVVFQEMRKETGESGPRLIINREVSAMDSGKADAETSDSSLSRENKSSAPLVVCKKRTSVSTKASSFSQKEETKEETLSEEKENIVTVVRSSRRANKVVAAAISNITNKGKSKNKQKQTETKTNSSNDNSSKQETGKTEKKMISSDKKKSVADFLKRLTKNSPQKESKDQNKSSGGGKKDIKTKPRELRSSRVGKKKAEVENTPVKRAPGRPQKKTTEAGATATASATGKRGRDTGSTGKDNKQPKKRIRK from the exons atgaACGTCGTCGACGAtactaacaacaacaacgagtATACCTACACTGATGATTGcatcgaagaagacgatgataacaacaacatcaacaacactAATAAGGAGAGCCAAACACAACAAGCATGGGGCACGTGGGAAGAGTTGTTATTAGCATGCGCCGTTAAGCGACACGGATTTGGTGATTGGGACTCCGTCGCTACAGAGGTTCGTTCCCGGAGCTCGACCCTCTCCGACCTCGTTTCCGCTAATAACTGTAAACACAAGTATCGAGATCTCAAACGTCGATttcatgaaaaagaaaaaaccgaTGCGGCGGCAacgacggaggaggaggacgaaAAAGtcggtaataataatataacttgGCTTGAACAACTCCGCAACCTTCGTGTAGCTGAGCTCCGTCGTGAAGTTGAACGATACGATGTTTCAATACT atcGCTTCAATTGAAGGTTAAGAAattagaggaagagagagaagaagagaaaccagatctggaagaagagatgatgaaaacaGAGAGATCGGAGAACGACGGTTCTGAAACTGACCACCGTGAGAAGGCGGAGGAATCTGATCGGGAAAACGGGTCGATGAACGAGTCGAACTCTACAGAAACCGTCAGAGAGGACGAGAGAGTTGGTGGAGACGAACCGGATGATGTTAATCCTGATCCGGTTAGTAAGGATACGGCGGAGGAGGAAAGATCGGTTAGTAGAGGATCGGAAGCGAGTCACTCAGACGAGTCTGGAACGTCGGAAAGGAAGTGGAAAAGGAAACGAAGGAAACAGGGTGGTTCCGATGAGATCAGATCGGATGATGAGAGTAAATCACAGCCGTTGATAGGTCTTCTTGATCTGATTCGGTCCCATCCGCGTGGATCTTTGTTCGAACGCCGGCTTCGGAGCCAG GAAGCTAAGGATTACAAGAGCATGGTTAAGCAACATTTGGACATTGAGACAATACAGAGAAAGTTTAAGCAAGGATGTTACGATTCTTCAACACTCACTTTTTACAGAGATCTACAGCTTCTCTTTACAAACGCCATTGTCTTCTTTCCTTTATCTTCCGCAGAATCAATGGCTGCTCACGAACTACGAGCCGTTGTATTTCAAGAAATGAGGAAAGAGACCGGGGAATCTGGTCCCAGGTTAATAATAAACCGGGAAGTATCGGCTATGGATAGTGGCAAAGCTGATGCTGAAACGTCAGACTCGTCTCTCTCTAGAGAGAATAAATCTTCGGCTCCTCTTGTTGTTTGTAAGAAGAGGACTTCTGTTTCCACTAAGGCGTCAAGCTTTAGCCAAAAAGAGGAGACGAAAGAAGAGACATTATCAGAGGAGAAAGAGAACATTGTGACTGTTGTAAGAAGCTCGAGACGGGCCAACAAAGTGGTTGCTGCGGCTATCTCTAACATTACCAACAAGGGTAAAAGCAAGAACAAACAGAAACAGACGGAGACGAAAACAAACTCGTCGAATGATAATAGTAGTAAGCAGGAGACAggtaaaacagagaagaagatgatttcatcagataagaagaagagtgtgGCTGATTTCTTGAAGCGATTAACGAAGAACTCTCCACAGAAAGAAAGTAAAGATCAGAATAAGAGCAGTGGAGGTGGTAAGAaagatattaaaacaaaaccaagagaACTTAGAAGTAGCAGGGTGGGTAAAAAGAAGGCCGAGGTAGAGAATACTCCGGTGAAAAGAGCCCCCGGGAGACCACAGAAGAAAACTACAGAGGCAGGAGCAACTGCAACCGCATCTGCCACGGGAAAACGGGGTAGGGATACCGGAAGCACGGGAAAGGACAATAAACagccaaagaaaagaatcagaaaGTGA
- the LOC104784896 gene encoding protein N-terminal asparagine amidohydrolase-like, with amino-acid sequence MIYVDGTLIQDESCSSSLSSSSQGSSLLLDVMSHPVIISASGSFKNLEERNVSFGERDLESSTKDRYVYVFQSEFAVVNPALVDFVGTDEATTCVGLVIRNRKSGMTSIAHMDSPKIVDLGLSQMLSLVLEDEDADLDVHMVGGYEDVDIKNADGGDYAKPEGYSYPLCCKLVDTFQKRRENFHIQTLFILGHNTKLDAQGNTCPIFNGCLVNTSTGSIFPASFDRTSRCPDEIVRRIRVSSSCEDPSWKGKLLDTYDTKTDRFIIPPCPWTMRLIEYVWEVNQLSDEEILTNCSTSPSAEGPDFVDNSRRVWEYLLKYPEWSKTFPRRQPRVFERTADGHWTKC; translated from the exons ATGATCTATGTTGATGGAACACTAATTCAAGATGAGAGTTGTTCATCTTCCTTGTCTTCCTCATCGCag GGAAGTAGCTTGCTTCTTGATGTAATGAGTCATCCTGTGATAATCTCAGCCTCTGGTTCTTTTAAGAATCTTGAAGAAAGGAATGTTTCTTTCGGTGAAAGAGATTTAGAGAGCTCAACAAAAGACAGATATGTTTATGTATTCCAAAGCGAATTTGCTGTTGTGAATCCAGCGCTTGTTGAT TTTGTTGGCACCGATGAAGCAACCACTTGTGTAGGGCTTGTTATCCGCAACAGAAAATCTGGAAT GACGTCTATTGCACACATGGACTCTCCAAAAATTGTGGATTTGGGGTTAAGCCAGATGTTATCATTGGTTTTAGAGGATGAAGATGCTGATTTAGAT GTACATATGGTTGGTGGTTATGAAGATGTCGACATAAAA AATGCTGATGGTGGTGACTATGCCAAACCAGAGGGTTACTCTTATCCTTTGTGTTGCAAATTAGTAGATACTTTCCAGAAGAGACGAGAAAACTTTCACATTCAAACCCTCTTTATTCTTGGGCACAATACCAAGTTGGATGCACAAGGGAATACGTGTCCCATTTTCAATGGATGTCTG GTGAATACCTCCACCGGTTCAATTTTCCCAGCCAGTTTCGACAGAACATCTAGATGTCCGGATGAGATTGTTCGTAGGATTCGAGTTTCATCGTCATGTGAAGATCCTAGCTGGAAGGGAAAGCTACTTGACACATATGACACAAAAACTGATAGATTCATTATACCACCATGCCCctg GACAATGCGCCTGATTGAATATGTTTGGGAAGTTAATCAGCTTTCTGATGAAGAAATCCTCACTAATTGTTCTACCTCACCTTCTGCTGAAGGTCCAGACTTCGTAGACAACTCAAGAAG GGTTTGGGAGTATTTACTAAAATATCCAGAGTGGAGCAAAACATTCCCAAGGAGACAACCACGTGTGTTTGAAAGGACTGCTGATGGACACTGGACAAAATGCTGA
- the LOC104784897 gene encoding uncharacterized protein LOC104784897 isoform X2 → MSSSVQGETMDLDLNQEPSSDSESPASLMTELSPWLNEIESAQERIEERIRELEAIVSRIRGRETPTTTATTTPALVSPNEHRDSTAGVIHERSRERLVENGENKTYLIAKALNMEKTSSVPGGFFDCNICLEKAESPILTCCGHLFCWGCFYQLPLIYLNIKECPVCDGEVTDAEVIPIYGNGDDCVSTKPKFEDCGITLPPRPNAKRVESVRQKIINRGIPFIHGHDHETIEHIRRTIDSIGLHALAQGEEFGLTNIINNGGDNSGQQQQQHHHLALGPLSFVDTTTSLRRNRRRPSPAVRASASYQRNRSNNDSQTISFRLGSTASSSSRGFAVPSSSIATRSQTVNPTEVVTSGTSASSSRRRTEDVNNGPRTRSRRRLR, encoded by the exons ATGAGCAGTAGTGTTCAAGGAGAGACAATGGATCTTGATTTGAATCAAGAACCATCTTCTGATTCCGAGTCTCCAGCTAGTTTGATGACGGAGCTTTCTCCTTGGTTAAATGAGATTGAATCTGCTCAAGAGCGGATTGAAGAACGCATAAGAGAGCTCGAAGCTATAGTTTCAAGAATCAGGGGACGAGAAACACCAACAActacagcaacaacaacaccgGCTTTGGTCTCGCCTAACGAACATAGAGATTCAACTGCTGGAGTTATACATGAGCGTTCTAGAGAGAGACTTGTGGAGAACGGCGAAAACAAGACTTATTTGATAGCAAAGGCATTGAACATGGAGAAGACAAGTTCTGTTCCTGGTGGGTTCTTTGACTGCAACATATGTTTAGAGAAAGCTGAATCTCCTATTTTGACTTGTTGTGGTCATTTGTTCTGTTGGGGTTGTTTCTATCAGCTGCCTTTGATTTACTTAAACATAAAGGAATGTCCGGTTTGCGATGGAGAAGTGACAGACGCTGAGGTGATTCCGATATACGGTAATGGAGATGATTGTGTTAGTACTAAACCCAAGTTTGAAGACTGTGGTATTACTCTACCTCCAAGGCCTAATGCTAAAAGAGTTGAAAGTGTTCGTCAAAAGATCATAAACCGAGGGATTCCTTTCATCCATGGGCACGATCACGAAACTATCGAACATATTAGGAGAACTATTGACTCCATAGGACTACACGCGTTAGCTCAAGGCGAGGAGTTTGGTTTGACAAACATAATAAACAATGGAGGAGACAATAGtgggcaacaacaacaacaacatcatcatctggCTTTAGGACCTTTGAG TTTTGTTGACACAACAACTAGTCTGAGAAGAAACCGTCGAAGACCTTCACCAGCGGTACGAGCCTCTGCATCATATCAGAGAAACCGAAGTAACAATGATTCTCAGACGATTTCGTTCAGGCTCGGTTCTacagcttcatcatcatctagaGGGTTCGCTGTTCCGAGCTCCTCCATTGCGACTAGAAGCCAAACTGTAAATCCTACTGAAGTGGTTACTTCGGGTacttctgcttcatcttctaGGAGAAGAACAGAAGATGTAAACAATGGACCTCGGACCAGGTCTAGAAGGAGGCTGAGGTAA
- the LOC104784897 gene encoding uncharacterized protein LOC104784897 isoform X1, translating to MSSSVQGETMDLDLNQEPSSDSESPASLMTELSPWLNEIESAQERIEERIRELEAIVSRIRGRETPTTTATTTPALVSPNEHRDSTAGVIHERSRERLVENGENKTYLIAKALNMEKTSSVPGGFFDCNICLEKAESPILTCCGHLFCWGCFYQLPLIYLNIKECPVCDGEVTDAEVIPIYGNGDDCVSTKPKFEDCGITLPPRPNAKRVESVRQKIINRGIPFIHGHDHETIEHIRRTIDSIGLHALAQGEEFGLTNIINNGGDNSGQQQQQHHHLALGPLRLMTPFASFPGLVVDTSDITPFDDDDAFDVDSFVDTTTSLRRNRRRPSPAVRASASYQRNRSNNDSQTISFRLGSTASSSSRGFAVPSSSIATRSQTVNPTEVVTSGTSASSSRRRTEDVNNGPRTRSRRRLR from the coding sequence ATGAGCAGTAGTGTTCAAGGAGAGACAATGGATCTTGATTTGAATCAAGAACCATCTTCTGATTCCGAGTCTCCAGCTAGTTTGATGACGGAGCTTTCTCCTTGGTTAAATGAGATTGAATCTGCTCAAGAGCGGATTGAAGAACGCATAAGAGAGCTCGAAGCTATAGTTTCAAGAATCAGGGGACGAGAAACACCAACAActacagcaacaacaacaccgGCTTTGGTCTCGCCTAACGAACATAGAGATTCAACTGCTGGAGTTATACATGAGCGTTCTAGAGAGAGACTTGTGGAGAACGGCGAAAACAAGACTTATTTGATAGCAAAGGCATTGAACATGGAGAAGACAAGTTCTGTTCCTGGTGGGTTCTTTGACTGCAACATATGTTTAGAGAAAGCTGAATCTCCTATTTTGACTTGTTGTGGTCATTTGTTCTGTTGGGGTTGTTTCTATCAGCTGCCTTTGATTTACTTAAACATAAAGGAATGTCCGGTTTGCGATGGAGAAGTGACAGACGCTGAGGTGATTCCGATATACGGTAATGGAGATGATTGTGTTAGTACTAAACCCAAGTTTGAAGACTGTGGTATTACTCTACCTCCAAGGCCTAATGCTAAAAGAGTTGAAAGTGTTCGTCAAAAGATCATAAACCGAGGGATTCCTTTCATCCATGGGCACGATCACGAAACTATCGAACATATTAGGAGAACTATTGACTCCATAGGACTACACGCGTTAGCTCAAGGCGAGGAGTTTGGTTTGACAAACATAATAAACAATGGAGGAGACAATAGtgggcaacaacaacaacaacatcatcatctggCTTTAGGACCTTTGAGGTTAATGACACCATTTGCTAGTTTCCCAGGTCTTGTAGTTGATACCTCGGACATAACCccatttgatgatgatgatgcttttgATGTTGATAGTTTTGTTGACACAACAACTAGTCTGAGAAGAAACCGTCGAAGACCTTCACCAGCGGTACGAGCCTCTGCATCATATCAGAGAAACCGAAGTAACAATGATTCTCAGACGATTTCGTTCAGGCTCGGTTCTacagcttcatcatcatctagaGGGTTCGCTGTTCCGAGCTCCTCCATTGCGACTAGAAGCCAAACTGTAAATCCTACTGAAGTGGTTACTTCGGGTacttctgcttcatcttctaGGAGAAGAACAGAAGATGTAAACAATGGACCTCGGACCAGGTCTAGAAGGAGGCTGAGGTAA
- the LOC104784898 gene encoding kinesin-like protein KIN-7O: MRGSPIEPGIISLAVHDLFDIISQDASRDFLLRMSYLEIYNENINDLLDPCNRKLQIHENLEKGVFVAGLREVFVDSPQQVLDLMELGESHRHIEGTNMNLYSSRSHTIFRMIIESRQRMQDEGVGNVCDPVRVSVLNVVDLAGSERAAKTGAESVRLKEGTHINKRLMTLGTVIKKLSEGVDRQGGHIPYRDSKLTRILQPALGGNANTAIICNITLALVHVNETKSSLQFASRALRVTNCAHVNEILTDTALLKRQSKEIEQLRSKLKIENELNRVQREYEDLLVKYETERTISEIQIEFLKAKLGEDGLSGEAKSNQLVCGVLGNMHCDENVVIRDPEAILVVKQLIDKIDKLEMEKSSLKQKVVDTETEKLLWQEQCADLQRQIEEFNQEAQKEQACGFTPCTDSIEVRGCSGALTETTEASVSAKIDVDKIIDVDEIIYLDDD; this comes from the exons ATGAGAGGCTCACCTATTGAACCTGGAATCATCTCTCTTGCTGTTCATGATTTGTTTGATATTATATCTCAG GATGCCAGCAGGGACTTTTTGCTGCGTATGTCATACTTGGAGATATATAATGAAAACATTAATGATTTGTTGGATCCTTGCAACCGGAAGCTTCAGATTCATGAGAATCTTGAg AAAGGAGTGTTTGTAGCTGGATTACGAGAAGTTTTTGTTGATTCCCCTCAACAAGTTCTTGATTTGATGGAACTTGGAGAAT CTCATAGACATATTGAGGGGACTAATATGAATCTCTACAGTAGTAGATCTCATACTATCTTTCGGATG ATTATAGAGAGTAGACAGAGGATGCAAGATGAAGGTGTTGGAAACGTTTGTGATCCAGTCCGTGTTTCTGTTCTG AATGTGGTGGATCTAGCTGGTTCAGAACGGGCTGCAAAAACTGGTGCAGAGAGTGTTAGGCTGAAAGAAGGCACACATATAAACAAAAGATTGATGACACTCGGGACCGTTATTAAAAAGTTGAGTGAAGGAGTTGACCGTCAAGG TGGACATATACCTTATAGAGACAGCAAGCTTACTAGGATCTTGCAGCCAGCTTTAGGTGGAAATGCAAATACAGCAATCATATGCAATATAACACTTGCGCTG gtTCATGTAAATGAAACCAAGAGCAGTCTTCAATTCGCTAGCCGAGCACTGCGTGTCACTAACTGTGCACATGTTAATGAG ATATTGACTGATACTGCATTATTAAAGCGCCAAAGTAAGGAGATAGAGCAGCTCAGATCCAAACTTAAG ATTGAAAACGAGTTAAACAGAGTTCAAAGGGAGTATGAGGATCTTCTCGTGAAATACGAAACCGAG AGAACCATCAGCGAGATACAAATTGAGTTTCTTAAGGCAAAGTTGGGTGAAGATGGTTTGTCTGGTGAAGCAAAAAGCAACCAGTTAGTATGTGGAGTCCTTGGAAATATGCACTGCGATGAGAACGTTGTAATCAGGGATCCAGAAGCTATTCTTGTTGTTAAGCAACTCATAGATAAG ATAGACAAGCTGGAAATGGAGAAGTCTTCATTGAAGCAAAAAGTTGTTGATACTGAGACTGAAAAG CTTCTTTGGCAAGAGCAGTGTGCTGATTTGCAGAGACAAATAGAAGAATTTAATCAGGAAGCCCAAAAAGAGCAGGCATGTGGTTTCACACCATGTACAGATTCA ATCGAAGTCAGGGGCTGTAGTGGAGCACTAACAGAAACAACAGAGGCTTCAGTTTCAGCAAAAATCGATGTTGATAAAATTATCGATGTTGATGAAATCATCTATCTTGATGACGACTAA